One Lutra lutra chromosome 18, mLutLut1.2, whole genome shotgun sequence genomic window carries:
- the LOC125090661 gene encoding speedy protein E4-like produces the protein MADHQPCSQSEDQSPQPSSSGYPFDVVDEESPGPSAPWVDPCPLPESPTRKRGRDESDEETAPGAKDIWVVETLCGLKMKLKRQRVSSVLPEHHEVFKRLLEDPVIQRFLAWDKNLRVSDKYLLSMVIAYFGRAGLFSWQYQRIHFFIALYLANDMEEDNQAPKQAIFSFLYGKNRSQRPLFHKLRFQFIRSMDWKTRVSREECEEIQAFDPDLWVWGRDRCTLMP, from the exons ATGGCCGATCATCAACCGTGTTCCCAGTCTGAGGACCAGAGCCCCCAGCCTAGCTCCTCAGGGTACCCCTTTGATGTGGTGGATGAAGAAAGCCCGGGACCATCAg ccccctgggtagacccctgccccctgcctgagTCCCCcacaaggaagagaggaagggatgagTCAGATGAGGAGACAGCCCCTGGCGCTAAGGACATCTGGGTCGTGGAGACACTGTGTGGCCTCAAGATGAAGTTGAAGAGACAACGGGTGTCTTCAGTGCTCCCTGAACACCACGAGGTCTTCAAAAGGTTGCTTG AGGATCCTGTCATTCAAAGATTTCTGGCCTGGGACAAAAACCTGAGAGTATCCGACAAG TATCTCCTGTCTATGGTCATAGCTTACTTCGGCCGTGCTGGCCTCTTCTCCTGGCAGTACCAGCGAATCCACTTCTTCATAGCCCT CTACCTGGCCAATGATATGGAAGAGGATAACCAGGCCCCCAAACAGGCCATCTTTTCATTCCTCTATGGGAAGAACCGGTCCCAGCGTCCCTTGTTCCACAAACTGAGATTCCAATTCATACGATCCATGGACTGGAAGACCAGGGTGTCTCGAGAAGAGTGTGAAGAG ATCCAGGCTTTTGATCCAGATCTGTGGGTGTGGGGGCGAGATCGCTGCACTCTGATGCCCTAG
- the LOC125090457 gene encoding serine/arginine repetitive matrix protein 1-like → MQLAEVGTSCVRTTKESSYPVNTQKGLKMSSRSRSLEAPPPARPASARPTPLGHAELPRGSRGLRGGGCSSSASRGRRSRGAGSGPTGKLTSGRQPSRSPNRSPRASPSRGRRPAEPGPRRPAPQPPPPPPPPDPFGPARGLRGSSSRVPVRASAQPARSRARTDPCPLDAGPTGQRAAPEAPGPLPAGGQSLGTTGSGDLGSGRKREKRGGTTRARTRTHNCTELHMRKTTAAVRLQKPTLEPGKYPTSVSRELLTGQQGEK, encoded by the exons ATGCAGCTTGCGGAGGTGGGAACATCCTGTGTGAGAACCACCAAAGAAAGCTCCTACCCTGTGAACACTCAGAAGGGtctaaaaat GTCCAGCCGCTCGCGCTCTCTCGAAGCCCCGCCGCCCGCAAGACCCGCAAGCGCACGACCTACCCCGTTGGGACACGCCGAGCTGCCCCGAGGCTCCCGAGGACTCCGGGGCGGGGGCTGCTCCTCCTCCGCCTCCCGGGGCCGTCGTTCCCGCGGAGCCGGTTCTGGGCCCACCGGCAAACTCACTTCAGGCCGACAACCTTCCCGGAGCCCGAATCGGTCTCCAAGGGCCTCCCCGTCCCGCGGGCGCAGACCGGCTGAGCCCGGGCCTCGCCGCCCTGCGCCgcagccgccgccaccgccgccaccgCCCGACCCCTTCGGCCCAGCCCGCGGGCTCCGGGGCTCGAGCTCGAGGGTCCCCGTTCGAGCCTCCGCCCAGCCTGCGCGGAGCCGCGCCCGCACAGACCCGTGCCCGCTGGATGCCGGCCCGACCGGACAGCGTGCAGCCCCGGAGGCCCCGGGACCCTTGCCCGCCGGAGGCCAAAGCCTGGGAACCACGGGGAGCGGTGACCTGGGCTCGGGCAGGAAGCGAGAGAAGCGCGGCGGCACTACGCGTGCGCGAACACGCACACACAACTGCACCGAACTGCACATGCGCAAGACGACGGCGGCGGTGCGCCTGCAGAAGCCCACTCTGGAGCCGGGCAAATACCCGACCTCTGTTTCCC GCGAACTACTAACAGGAcagcaaggagaaaaatga